The following are encoded in a window of Rosa chinensis cultivar Old Blush chromosome 4, RchiOBHm-V2, whole genome shotgun sequence genomic DNA:
- the LOC112201073 gene encoding ER lumen protein-retaining receptor produces MNIFRLAGDMTHLASVLVLLLKIHTIKSCAGVSLKTQELYALVFATRYLDIFVSFYSVYNTLMKLIFLGSSFSIVWYIRHHRIVRRSYDKDQDTFRHLFLLLPCLLLALVINEKFTFREVMWAFSIYLEAVAILPQLVLLQRTRNIDNLTGQYVVLLGAYRALYILNWIYRYFTEDHYVHWITWVAGIIQTLLYADFFYYYFQSWKNNVKLELPA; encoded by the exons ATGAATATATTCAGATTAGCGGGAGATATGACGCATTTGGCCAGTGTTCTGGTTTTGCTTCTCAAGATCCACACTATCAAGTCATGTGCTG GCGTGTCCTTGAAGACTCAGGAACTCTATGCTCTTGTCTTTGCTACCCGCTATTTGGATATTTTTGTTAGCTTCTACTCAGTTTATAAtaccttgatgaagttgatattCTTGGGTAGCTCTTTCTCAATTGTTTGGTATATACGGCACCACAGGATTGTTCGTAGATCATATGATAAAGACCAAGACACATTTCGCCATCTTTTTCTGTTACTCCCATGCCTACTTTTGGCCCTGGTCATCAATGAGAAATTCACTTTTAGAGAG GTGATGTGGGCTTTTTCCATATATTTGGAAGCAGTCGCCATACTTCCTCAGCTGGTGCTGTTGCAAAGGACAAGAAATATTGACAACCTAACAGGGCAATATGTAGTCCTCCTCGG GGCCTATCGAGCATTGTACATATTGAACTGGATTTACCGCTACTTTACTGAGGATCACTATGTCCACTGGATaa CTTGGGTAGCAGGGATAATCCAGACCTTACTCTATGCTGATTTCTTCTACTATTACTTCCAGAG ttggaagaacaatgtaaaGCTTGAGCTGCCAGCTTGA